The Tistrella mobilis genome window below encodes:
- a CDS encoding sensor histidine kinase produces the protein MDPIVVAAVMTALSAGLAVYAIRLRARGRAIAERLQSIERELAAERRAHEAAAVAAETASARADAATALLDALPLPVWWRDISGAIDGHNAAFDAFQLGDDGHERPEFANRALIAQARALARTARDRGLPMRERRAVVTDGVRRVYEILEIPPGTDRPAVGLALDATALAEAEAAMERVEAGYIEAFESVTSGIAVFGADMRLTFWNGAFARLWHLDAAFLDQRPREGELLERLRESRRLPEVVNFPAWKRDRLALYTSLFAPMEELVHLPDGRTLHVIIAPHRQGGLVHIYEDVSDRLALERSYNTLIAVQRATIDALAEGLAVFRSDGRLGLANQTFARLLEARPDQVSIETPLGQLLDAARPLATRADDLELVRQVVDEALVERRRGEMTLELAGDRFFSIAATPLPDGAALVSLADVTDTIRVERALRDKAAALAEADRLKSEFVAHVSYELRTPLNSVIGFAQLLASEMAGPLNLRQRGYAEDIVHASEHLLVLINDMIDLASIDAGDVTLNRRPVDVCQLLRSVADLARQRAKAASVSIDLDCPPECGTIDADGLRLRQALYNLLGNALRFTPVDTRVLMAAEARPADPAAGLPSVVAITISDQGPGIPEDEREQVFERFWRRRRGERKAGVGLGLPLARSLIELHGGRIRIDDAPGGGARITCFLPVQAPPAALPSTGQQTEIPA, from the coding sequence ATGGATCCGATCGTCGTCGCCGCAGTCATGACGGCCCTTTCGGCCGGCCTTGCCGTGTACGCAATCAGGCTGCGTGCGCGTGGGCGAGCCATTGCCGAACGCCTGCAATCGATCGAGCGTGAGCTCGCCGCCGAACGCCGCGCCCATGAAGCGGCTGCCGTCGCCGCCGAGACCGCCTCGGCGCGGGCAGATGCCGCCACGGCCCTGCTCGATGCCCTGCCTTTGCCGGTCTGGTGGCGCGACATCAGCGGCGCGATCGATGGCCACAACGCCGCCTTCGATGCTTTTCAGCTGGGCGATGACGGGCATGAACGGCCGGAATTCGCCAACCGCGCCCTGATCGCCCAGGCCCGGGCTCTTGCCCGCACCGCCCGCGATCGCGGCCTGCCGATGCGCGAACGCCGCGCCGTGGTGACCGACGGCGTGCGCCGGGTATACGAGATCCTGGAGATTCCGCCCGGAACCGACCGACCTGCCGTGGGCCTCGCTCTCGACGCCACGGCGCTCGCCGAAGCGGAAGCGGCGATGGAGCGGGTGGAAGCCGGCTATATCGAAGCCTTCGAAAGCGTCACCAGCGGCATTGCGGTCTTCGGCGCCGATATGCGCCTGACCTTCTGGAACGGGGCCTTCGCCCGGCTGTGGCATCTGGATGCCGCCTTTCTGGACCAGCGCCCGCGGGAAGGCGAGCTGCTTGAACGCCTGCGCGAAAGCCGGCGCCTGCCCGAGGTGGTGAACTTCCCGGCCTGGAAGCGCGACCGGCTGGCGCTCTATACCAGCCTGTTCGCGCCGATGGAGGAACTGGTCCATCTGCCCGACGGCCGCACGCTCCACGTCATCATCGCTCCCCACCGCCAGGGCGGGCTGGTCCACATCTACGAGGATGTCAGCGACCGGCTGGCGCTGGAGCGGTCCTACAACACCCTGATCGCCGTGCAGCGCGCGACCATCGATGCCCTGGCAGAGGGACTGGCGGTGTTCCGCTCCGATGGTCGGCTCGGCCTCGCCAATCAGACCTTCGCCCGATTGCTGGAGGCCCGGCCCGATCAGGTCTCGATCGAAACACCGCTCGGCCAGCTGCTGGATGCCGCCCGACCGCTCGCCACCCGCGCCGACGATCTGGAGCTGGTCCGGCAGGTGGTGGACGAGGCCCTGGTCGAACGCCGCCGGGGCGAGATGACGCTTGAACTCGCCGGCGACCGCTTCTTCTCCATCGCCGCCACCCCGCTTCCGGACGGCGCCGCCCTGGTGTCGCTCGCCGATGTCACCGATACCATCCGGGTGGAACGTGCCCTGCGCGACAAGGCCGCGGCCCTTGCCGAAGCCGATCGCCTCAAATCCGAATTTGTGGCCCATGTCTCCTACGAGTTGCGCACCCCGCTGAATTCGGTGATCGGCTTCGCCCAGCTTCTGGCCAGCGAAATGGCCGGGCCGCTGAACCTGCGCCAGCGCGGCTATGCCGAAGATATCGTGCATGCCTCGGAACATCTGCTGGTGCTGATCAACGACATGATCGACCTTGCCTCCATCGATGCGGGTGACGTCACCCTCAACCGTCGCCCGGTGGATGTCTGCCAGCTTTTGCGGTCGGTGGCGGATCTCGCCCGCCAGCGCGCCAAGGCCGCCTCGGTGTCGATCGATCTGGACTGTCCGCCAGAATGCGGCACGATCGATGCCGACGGCCTGCGCCTGCGTCAGGCCCTCTACAACCTGCTCGGCAATGCGCTGCGCTTCACCCCTGTCGACACCCGCGTCCTCATGGCAGCCGAGGCGCGGCCCGCAGATCCGGCAGCAGGTCTTCCGTCTGTGGTGGCGATCACCATCTCGGACCAGGGCCCCGGCATCCCCGAGGACGAGCGCGAACAGGTCTTCGAGCGCTTCTGGCGCCGGCGCCGCGGCGAA
- the ahcY gene encoding adenosylhomocysteinase: MTTFTDYKVKDIALAEWGRKEISLAETEMPGLMALRDEYGASKPLAGARIAGCLHMTIQTAVLIETLIALGAEVRWSSCNIFSTQDQAAAGIAAAGIPVFAWKGETEEEYEWCVEQTIKGPDGWTPNMILDDGGDLTLIMHQKYPELMNEVRGISEETTTGVLRLYEMAKTGKLACPAINVNDSVTKSKFDNLYGCRESLIDGIKRATDVMLAGKVAVVAGYGDVGKGSAEALRGQGARVLVTEIDPICALQAAMDGYQVTTMDEAAPQGDIFVTATGNVDIITLDHMREMKDRAIVCNIGHFDSEIQVSALHNYEWNEIKPQVDEITLPGGKRLILLAKGRLVNLGCATGHPSFVMSASFTNQVLAQIELWNNAQAYERKVYTLPKHLDEKVAALHLDKLGVKLTRLSDKQAQYIGVPAEGPFKPEYYRY, encoded by the coding sequence ATGACCACGTTCACGGACTACAAGGTCAAGGACATCGCCCTCGCCGAGTGGGGCCGCAAGGAGATCTCGCTGGCCGAGACCGAAATGCCGGGGCTGATGGCGCTGCGCGATGAATATGGCGCGTCGAAGCCGCTGGCGGGTGCGCGGATCGCCGGCTGCCTGCACATGACCATTCAGACCGCCGTGCTGATCGAGACCCTGATCGCGCTGGGCGCCGAGGTCCGCTGGTCGTCGTGCAACATCTTCTCGACCCAGGATCAGGCAGCGGCCGGCATCGCCGCCGCCGGCATCCCGGTCTTCGCCTGGAAGGGTGAGACCGAAGAGGAATACGAGTGGTGCGTCGAGCAGACCATCAAGGGGCCCGATGGCTGGACCCCGAACATGATCCTGGACGACGGCGGCGACCTGACCCTCATCATGCACCAGAAGTATCCGGAGCTGATGAACGAGGTCCGCGGCATCTCGGAAGAGACCACGACCGGCGTGCTGCGCCTCTACGAGATGGCCAAGACCGGCAAGCTGGCCTGCCCGGCGATCAATGTGAACGACAGCGTCACCAAGTCGAAGTTCGACAACCTCTATGGCTGCCGCGAAAGCCTGATCGACGGCATCAAGCGCGCGACCGACGTGATGCTGGCCGGCAAGGTGGCCGTGGTTGCGGGCTATGGCGATGTCGGCAAGGGCTCGGCCGAGGCGCTGCGCGGCCAGGGCGCCCGGGTGCTGGTCACCGAGATCGACCCGATCTGCGCCCTGCAGGCCGCCATGGACGGCTATCAGGTCACGACCATGGACGAGGCGGCGCCGCAGGGCGACATCTTCGTCACCGCCACCGGCAATGTCGACATCATCACGCTCGACCATATGCGTGAGATGAAGGACCGGGCGATCGTCTGCAATATCGGCCACTTCGACAGCGAGATTCAGGTCTCGGCCCTGCACAATTACGAGTGGAACGAGATCAAGCCGCAGGTCGATGAGATCACGCTGCCCGGTGGCAAGCGCCTGATCCTGCTCGCCAAGGGTCGTCTGGTGAACCTGGGCTGCGCCACGGGCCATCCGAGCTTCGTGATGAGCGCGTCGTTCACCAATCAGGTCCTGGCGCAGATCGAGCTCTGGAACAACGCCCAGGCCTATGAGCGCAAGGTCTACACCCTGCCCAAGCATCTGGACGAGAAGGTGGCGGCGCTGCATCTCGACAAGCTGGGCGTGAAGCTGACCAGGCTCAGCGACAAGCAGGCGCAGTATATCGGCGTGCCGGCGGAAGGCCCGTTCAAGCCGGAATACTACCGCTACTGA
- a CDS encoding HPr family phosphocarrier protein, translating into MSQSAAPSGDRLKRTVEIINRRGLHARAAAKFVKTADSFSAEIEVTRCGQTVSGRSIMGLMMLAASPGCTIDIEAAGADAPQAMDALVMLIGNRFDEDE; encoded by the coding sequence ATGAGCCAGTCCGCCGCCCCCTCGGGCGATCGCCTGAAGCGCACCGTCGAGATCATCAACCGCCGCGGCCTGCATGCACGCGCGGCTGCGAAATTCGTCAAGACGGCCGACAGTTTCTCGGCCGAAATCGAGGTCACCCGCTGCGGCCAGACCGTGTCGGGCCGGTCGATCATGGGGCTGATGATGCTGGCCGCAAGCCCGGGCTGCACCATCGATATCGAAGCCGCCGGTGCGGACGCCCCCCAGGCCATGGATGCCCTGGTCATGCTGATCGGCAACCGCTTCGACGAGGATGAATAG
- a CDS encoding PTS sugar transporter subunit IIA, whose product MIGLVLVTHGRLADEFVAATEHVVGPQKAMKAICIGPDDDMEKRRQDIIDAVAAVDGGDGVIVLTDMFGGTPSNLAISILDRAHVEVIAGVNLPMLIKLASVRETEPLAKAVASAQDAGRKYINVASTLLAGDGR is encoded by the coding sequence ATGATCGGTCTGGTACTGGTGACGCACGGCCGGCTCGCCGACGAATTCGTGGCAGCAACCGAACATGTCGTCGGCCCTCAGAAGGCCATGAAGGCGATCTGCATCGGCCCCGACGACGACATGGAAAAGCGCCGCCAGGACATCATCGACGCGGTGGCCGCCGTCGACGGCGGCGATGGCGTGATCGTCCTGACCGACATGTTCGGTGGCACCCCCTCCAACCTCGCGATCTCGATCCTGGATCGGGCCCATGTCGAGGTGATCGCCGGCGTGAACCTGCCGATGCTGATCAAGCTCGCCAGCGTGCGCGAGACCGAGCCGCTCGCCAAGGCCGTGGCCAGCGCCCAGGACGCCGGGCGCAAATACATCAACGTCGCGAGCACCCTGCTCGCCGGCGACGGCCGCTGA
- the rapZ gene encoding RNase adapter RapZ, which yields MTPIARPAAARPDANGPARLLVITGLSGAGRTSLLKALEDLGYETIDNMPVRLMAPAVEAMAPGEALAVGVDVRTRGFDAAAVDQALSQVAALPGLAATVVFLDCDDEVLYRRYTETRRRHPLASATDRPVEDGIRDERALIAPLRDRADVVLDTSEFSLTDLRRKASELFAFGGSPGLQLSVTSFGFRNGLPRDADLVFDVRFLANPHYDPLLRPLTGLDPSVGAHVAADPLFAPFFDRMLDLIRLLLPAYAREGKSYLTVAVGCTGGKHRSVFVTERLAEELRQDGWRVTVRHRDMPDADLARTGSPAAKPV from the coding sequence ATGACCCCGATCGCCCGGCCCGCTGCAGCCCGACCCGATGCGAATGGCCCCGCCCGCCTGCTGGTGATCACCGGCCTGTCCGGCGCCGGCCGGACCTCGCTGCTGAAGGCGCTGGAGGATCTGGGCTACGAGACGATCGACAACATGCCCGTCCGGCTGATGGCGCCCGCGGTCGAAGCCATGGCGCCGGGCGAGGCGCTGGCGGTGGGCGTGGACGTGCGCACCCGCGGCTTCGATGCCGCCGCGGTCGATCAGGCGCTGAGCCAGGTCGCCGCCCTGCCCGGGCTTGCCGCCACGGTCGTCTTTCTGGACTGCGACGACGAGGTGCTCTACCGCCGTTACACCGAGACCAGGCGCCGGCATCCGCTTGCCAGTGCAACCGATCGCCCGGTCGAAGACGGCATCCGCGACGAGCGGGCGCTGATCGCCCCCTTGCGCGACCGCGCCGATGTGGTGCTCGACACCAGCGAGTTCAGCCTGACCGACCTCAGGCGCAAGGCGTCGGAGCTGTTCGCCTTCGGCGGCTCTCCGGGGCTGCAGCTCTCGGTCACCTCCTTCGGTTTCCGCAATGGCCTGCCGCGCGATGCCGATCTGGTCTTCGACGTGCGGTTTCTGGCCAATCCGCATTACGATCCGCTGCTGCGGCCGCTTACCGGTCTGGATCCGTCGGTGGGCGCCCATGTCGCGGCCGATCCGCTGTTCGCCCCCTTCTTCGACCGGATGCTGGACCTCATCCGCCTGCTGCTGCCGGCCTATGCCCGCGAGGGCAAATCCTATCTGACGGTGGCGGTGGGCTGCACCGGCGGCAAACACCGCTCGGTCTTCGTCACCGAACGTCTCGCAGAGGAATTGAGGCAGGACGGGTGGCGGGTTACAGTACGCCATCGCGACATGCCCGACGCGGATCTGGCGCGAACGGGATCCCCGGCTGCGAAACCGGTCTGA
- a CDS encoding HPr kinase/phosphorylase translates to MATDPQTIHATCICIGPAGVLLTGPSGVGKSDLALRLIDAGARLVADDRVVLQAAETPDAPWPVASAPAALCGLIEVRGVGILRTEMSAPVPVRLAVRLHPPGHRIERLPMPDAVMLAGAAVPVIDLVAVEASAPAKLRAALAAVLDPLQRHT, encoded by the coding sequence ATGGCGACGGACCCGCAGACCATTCACGCCACCTGCATCTGCATCGGCCCGGCCGGCGTTCTGCTGACCGGGCCGAGCGGCGTGGGCAAATCCGATCTGGCCCTGCGGCTGATCGATGCCGGCGCGCGGCTGGTCGCCGACGACCGCGTGGTGCTGCAGGCGGCAGAAACGCCGGATGCACCATGGCCTGTCGCCTCTGCCCCTGCGGCGCTTTGCGGCTTGATCGAGGTACGCGGGGTCGGCATCCTGCGCACCGAGATGTCGGCGCCCGTCCCGGTGCGTCTGGCGGTCCGCCTCCATCCGCCGGGGCACAGGATTGAGCGCCTGCCCATGCCCGATGCCGTCATGCTTGCCGGCGCCGCCGTTCCGGTGATCGACCTGGTGGCGGTGGAGGCCTCGGCGCCGGCCAAGTTGCGCGCAGCCCTGGCTGCCGTGCTCGATCCGCTTCAGAGGCATACATGA
- the ptsN gene encoding PTS IIA-like nitrogen regulatory protein PtsN produces MEIADLLRPEGVFASLKSSSKKQVLQDLSQRAADLTGIDERTIFETLLERERLGTTGVGNGVAIPHGRLGGLDRVQGLFARLERPIDFDAVDDQPVDLIFLLLAPESAGADHLKALARVSRLLRDERVCDKLRGSDTAEALYALLTDDASSKAA; encoded by the coding sequence ATGGAGATCGCGGATCTGCTGCGTCCGGAGGGGGTCTTTGCATCCCTGAAGTCCAGCAGCAAGAAGCAGGTTCTTCAGGATCTGTCGCAACGGGCGGCCGATCTGACAGGCATCGACGAACGCACCATCTTCGAGACGCTGCTCGAGCGCGAGCGCCTGGGGACGACCGGCGTCGGCAACGGCGTCGCCATTCCCCATGGCCGGCTGGGCGGGTTGGACCGGGTCCAGGGCCTGTTCGCCCGGCTGGAGCGCCCGATCGATTTCGACGCCGTGGACGACCAGCCGGTCGATCTGATCTTCCTGCTGCTGGCCCCGGAATCGGCCGGGGCGGACCATCTGAAGGCGCTGGCGCGGGTGTCGCGGCTGCTGCGGGATGAACGGGTCTGCGACAAGCTTCGCGGCTCCGACACGGCCGAAGCGCTCTACGCACTGCTCACCGACGACGCATCGAGCAAGGCCGCCTGA
- the hpf gene encoding ribosome hibernation-promoting factor, HPF/YfiA family → MQLTVTGKQIDVGDALRDHVSEELDRGVSKYFDDAIDAHVAFGRDAHLFRCDISVHARRGVMMKASGASDEIYVAFDQALSRAEKQLRRYKRRLRDHHRTDARADAAQNSFASIPARAYVLAAEEDETVEREDVADGHPVVIAETDTAILSLTVGEAVMRMDLADQAALLFRNKAHGGLNLVYRREDGNIGWVDPRQPA, encoded by the coding sequence ATGCAGCTTACCGTTACGGGCAAGCAGATCGACGTCGGCGACGCCCTGCGCGACCACGTCTCCGAGGAACTGGACCGCGGCGTCAGCAAGTATTTCGACGATGCCATCGACGCCCATGTCGCCTTCGGCCGGGATGCTCATCTGTTCCGCTGCGATATTTCGGTTCATGCCCGCCGCGGCGTCATGATGAAGGCCAGCGGCGCCTCCGACGAGATCTACGTCGCCTTCGATCAGGCACTCTCCCGTGCAGAAAAGCAGCTTCGGCGCTACAAGCGGCGCCTGCGGGATCATCACCGCACTGACGCGCGGGCCGATGCTGCACAGAATTCATTTGCATCCATCCCGGCCCGCGCCTACGTTCTCGCCGCCGAGGAGGACGAGACGGTCGAGCGTGAGGACGTGGCCGACGGCCACCCGGTGGTGATTGCGGAAACCGACACCGCCATCCTGTCCCTGACCGTGGGAGAGGCGGTGATGCGCATGGACCTGGCGGATCAGGCCGCGCTGCTGTTCCGCAACAAGGCACATGGCGGGCTCAATCTGGTCTACCGTCGCGAGGACGGGAATATCGGCTGGGTCGATCCGCGCCAGCCGGCCTGA
- the rpoN gene encoding RNA polymerase factor sigma-54, with translation MALSQRLDIKLSQALVMTPQLQQAIKLLQLNNIELGAFVDEELLQNPLLVRAEERDEPLTALATGDAGDDPRGQDPAFEPGARTELTELVGSDVMPDSEHAPLDADIAGMFESDGPAPSQETPAQREMDLDPGLGFDAGGPVGRGGDMNFDGDDEGFEARTSEATTLARHLEEQIAVEIPEGIERAIAIVLAGLLDENGYLTMTTAEAAQLIGIDTTRVETVLTRLKGLDPTGVFARDLAECLGLQLAERDRLDPAMQALLANLDLLAQGDRTRLKRVTGVDDEDLDDMIRELRALDPRPGLRFSADPLQTVVPDILLRPRPDGGWQIELNPETLPRVLVDHAYATTITAQAKSKAEREYISERMQTASWLVKALDQRARTILKVGSELVRQQDGFFAHGIRHLRPLTLRDIADAIGMHESTVSRVTANKYMATPRGLFELKFFFTAAIATADGSGSVSAEAVRHRIKELIDGESADAILSDDKLVELLAADGIDIARRTVAKYREGMGIGSSVQRRRAKMARR, from the coding sequence ATGGCGCTCAGCCAGAGACTGGACATCAAGCTTTCCCAGGCGCTGGTCATGACGCCCCAGCTGCAGCAGGCCATCAAGCTGCTGCAGCTGAACAATATCGAACTCGGCGCCTTCGTGGACGAAGAGCTGCTGCAGAACCCGCTGCTGGTCCGCGCCGAAGAACGTGACGAACCGTTGACGGCGCTTGCGACCGGCGATGCCGGCGACGATCCGCGGGGCCAGGACCCCGCTTTCGAGCCGGGAGCCCGCACCGAGCTGACCGAACTGGTCGGCAGCGACGTCATGCCGGATTCCGAACACGCCCCTCTCGACGCCGATATCGCCGGCATGTTCGAGAGCGACGGCCCGGCACCGTCCCAGGAAACCCCGGCCCAGCGCGAGATGGACCTGGATCCGGGCCTCGGCTTCGATGCCGGCGGGCCGGTCGGCCGCGGCGGCGACATGAATTTCGATGGCGACGACGAGGGCTTTGAAGCCCGCACCAGCGAGGCCACCACCCTTGCCCGCCATCTTGAGGAACAGATCGCGGTCGAGATCCCGGAAGGGATCGAACGGGCGATCGCAATAGTGCTCGCCGGCCTGCTGGACGAAAATGGCTATTTGACCATGACCACGGCCGAGGCGGCCCAGCTGATCGGGATCGACACCACGCGCGTCGAGACGGTGCTCACCAGGCTGAAGGGGCTGGACCCGACCGGCGTCTTCGCCCGGGATCTGGCCGAATGTCTTGGCCTGCAGCTGGCCGAGCGTGATCGCCTGGATCCGGCCATGCAGGCATTGCTCGCCAATCTCGACCTGCTGGCCCAGGGCGACCGGACCCGGCTGAAGCGGGTGACCGGGGTCGACGATGAAGACCTCGACGACATGATCCGCGAGCTGCGCGCCCTGGATCCGCGCCCCGGCCTGCGCTTCAGCGCGGATCCGCTGCAGACCGTAGTGCCCGACATCCTGCTCCGCCCCCGCCCCGACGGCGGCTGGCAGATCGAGCTCAACCCCGAGACCCTGCCCCGGGTTCTGGTGGATCACGCCTATGCGACCACCATCACGGCCCAGGCGAAGTCCAAGGCCGAGCGCGAATACATTTCCGAGCGGATGCAGACCGCAAGCTGGCTGGTGAAAGCGCTGGACCAGCGCGCCCGCACGATCCTGAAGGTGGGCAGCGAGCTGGTCCGTCAGCAGGACGGCTTCTTCGCCCATGGCATCCGCCATCTGCGGCCGCTGACCCTGCGCGACATCGCCGATGCGATCGGCATGCATGAAAGCACCGTCAGCCGGGTCACCGCCAACAAGTACATGGCCACGCCCCGCGGCCTGTTCGAACTCAAGTTCTTCTTCACCGCCGCGATCGCCACCGCCGACGGCTCCGGATCGGTCTCGGCCGAGGCGGTGAGGCACCGGATCAAGGAACTGATCGACGGCGAGAGCGCCGATGCGATTCTGTCCGACGACAAGCTGGTCGAGCTGCTGGCTGCGGATGGCATCGACATCGCGCGCCGAACTGTCGCAAAGTATCGGGAGGGGATGGGGATCGGATCCTCGGTCCAGCGCCGCCGGGCCAAGATGGCCAGGCGCTGA
- the lptB gene encoding LPS export ABC transporter ATP-binding protein: MPGRLAADAPERADAGGDVPAGLVAQSLGKHYRKRPVLRDVSLNVARGEAVGLLGPNGAGKTTCFYIITGLISADYGRILLDGDDVTTLPMYRRARLGIGYLPQEASIFRGLTVEDNIRATLEVAEPVRDKRETMLDELLAEFSISHLRRTPAIALSGGERRRVEIARALATSPAFVLLDEPLAGIDPIAVADIRDLVSHLKHRGIGVLITDHNVRETLDIIDRAYILHDGTVLMEGAPEDIVANDDVRRVYLGDRFSL; this comes from the coding sequence ATACCCGGCAGGCTTGCCGCCGACGCGCCCGAGCGCGCGGATGCGGGCGGCGATGTGCCGGCGGGGCTGGTCGCCCAGTCGCTGGGCAAGCACTACCGCAAGCGCCCCGTGCTGCGCGACGTGTCGCTCAACGTCGCCCGCGGGGAAGCGGTGGGGCTGCTTGGCCCCAACGGTGCCGGCAAGACCACCTGCTTCTACATCATCACCGGGCTGATCTCGGCCGATTACGGCCGGATCCTGCTCGACGGCGACGACGTGACCACCCTGCCGATGTACCGGCGTGCGCGCCTGGGCATCGGCTATCTGCCGCAGGAAGCCTCGATTTTCCGGGGACTGACGGTGGAAGACAACATCCGCGCGACCCTGGAAGTGGCCGAGCCGGTACGCGACAAGCGCGAAACCATGCTGGACGAACTGCTGGCCGAATTCTCGATCAGCCATCTGCGCCGGACGCCCGCCATTGCACTCTCGGGCGGTGAGCGGCGGCGGGTGGAGATTGCGCGTGCGCTGGCGACCAGCCCGGCTTTCGTGCTGCTCGACGAGCCGCTGGCCGGCATCGATCCGATCGCGGTGGCCGATATCCGCGATCTGGTCTCGCATCTGAAGCATCGCGGCATCGGCGTGCTGATCACCGATCACAATGTCCGCGAAACGCTCGACATCATCGATCGCGCCTACATCCTGCACGACGGCACCGTGCTGATGGAGGGCGCCCCCGAAGACATCGTCGCCAACGACGACGTGCGCCGCGTCTATCTCGGCGACCGGTTCAGCCTCTAG
- a CDS encoding LptA/OstA family protein, which yields MPFSLSTGRRHGAALALLVTALGSAAAVIPVLAPVPAAAQSAIRTSSIDTSQPIEITAQDSLEWADVERVATFRGEVKAVQGTMTLYADTLKVHVAQPGAKGAKQAPPQAGQSEGQQGGGLADAAGEISKIEADGHVQIITPNESARGDVGVYDVNKGMITLTGAVKLTQGRSQLEGERLVLDLNKGRSTLESGRKGPVRGLFVPEKK from the coding sequence ATGCCCTTCAGCCTTTCCACGGGCCGCCGTCACGGTGCGGCCCTCGCCCTGCTGGTGACGGCCCTTGGATCGGCGGCCGCCGTGATCCCGGTGCTCGCCCCCGTGCCGGCTGCGGCGCAGAGCGCCATCCGCACCTCCAGCATCGACACCTCGCAGCCGATCGAAATCACCGCCCAGGACTCGCTTGAATGGGCGGATGTCGAGCGGGTGGCGACGTTTCGCGGCGAGGTGAAGGCGGTTCAGGGCACCATGACCCTTTATGCGGATACGCTGAAGGTCCATGTCGCCCAGCCCGGCGCGAAGGGGGCGAAGCAGGCCCCGCCGCAGGCGGGCCAGAGTGAGGGGCAGCAGGGCGGCGGTCTTGCCGATGCCGCCGGCGAGATCTCGAAGATCGAGGCCGACGGTCATGTGCAGATCATCACCCCGAATGAGAGCGCCCGCGGCGATGTCGGCGTCTATGATGTCAACAAGGGCATGATCACGCTGACCGGCGCGGTAAAGCTCACCCAGGGCCGCAGCCAGCTTGAAGGCGAGCGGCTGGTGCTCGACCTGAACAAGGGCCGCAGCACGCTGGAAAGCGGCCGCAAGGGCCCGGTGCGCGGCCTGTTCGTGCCTGAAAAGAAGTGA
- the lptC gene encoding LPS export ABC transporter periplasmic protein LptC, which produces MPTGPRAPRRRSRYSRFVRLARILLPAVGAGLIVLVLVWSQLSGIGGDARIGYSEIVRDDVDALRMLEPRFTGVDADGRPFRVEADEATQPSVDSSQITLKTIRADMTASDGTWLAIRAKTGAFDRDAERLKLEGDVEVIAETGYAMSTERVDAELGSGTIRSDSPVVAHGPVGSIDAAGFTARRENDTITFDGPVRVTGYPGVER; this is translated from the coding sequence TTGCCGACGGGCCCCCGGGCCCCGCGCCGGCGCAGCCGCTACAGCCGGTTCGTGCGGCTGGCGCGGATCCTGCTGCCCGCGGTCGGCGCCGGGCTGATCGTGCTGGTGCTCGTGTGGTCGCAATTGTCGGGCATCGGCGGCGATGCCCGTATAGGATATTCCGAGATCGTCCGGGACGATGTGGATGCGCTCCGGATGCTGGAACCCAGATTTACGGGTGTGGATGCGGACGGCCGGCCATTCCGGGTGGAAGCCGACGAGGCGACCCAGCCCTCGGTCGACAGTTCGCAGATCACGCTCAAGACCATCCGCGCCGACATGACCGCCTCGGACGGAACCTGGCTCGCCATCCGGGCCAAGACGGGCGCCTTCGATCGTGACGCCGAACGGCTGAAGCTCGAGGGCGATGTCGAGGTGATCGCCGAGACAGGCTACGCCATGTCGACCGAACGGGTGGACGCCGAACTGGGCAGCGGAACCATCCGGAGCGACAGCCCGGTGGTGGCGCATGGCCCGGTGGGAAGCATCGACGCCGCCGGCTTCACCGCCCGGCGGGAAAATGACACCATCACCTTCGATGGCCCTGTCCGCGTGACGGGCTATCCGGGTGTTGAGAGATGA